In Brevibacterium zhoupengii, the following are encoded in one genomic region:
- a CDS encoding ArsR/SmtB family transcription factor: MSNEKGMVLSASDDDARDDAVFKALANPTRRRILDLLRDEPRTTGEVCAAFPDRDRTTVLQHIRVLEKAELTAGRRIGRTRQLALAPLPIKRIHDRWIGEYTRAAVGLLAELDGQTGPSDKTL, encoded by the coding sequence ATGTCGAACGAAAAGGGAATGGTCTTGTCTGCAAGTGACGACGATGCTCGCGATGATGCGGTCTTCAAGGCGCTGGCAAATCCGACTCGTCGCCGAATCCTCGACCTGCTTCGTGACGAGCCGCGCACAACCGGCGAGGTCTGCGCCGCCTTTCCCGACCGGGACCGCACGACCGTCCTGCAGCACATCCGCGTCTTGGAGAAGGCCGAGTTGACCGCAGGACGCCGGATCGGTCGAACCCGTCAGCTGGCCCTGGCCCCTCTGCCGATCAAACGCATCCACGACCGTTGGATCGGCGAGTACACACGAGCCGCGGTGGGACTGCTCGCCGAACTCGACGGCCAGACCGGCCCGTCCGACAAAACACTCTGA
- a CDS encoding VOC family protein — protein MTTPNLFLIYVTDVERATKFYSDLFDMEPDMLTPRYVPFTVAPGVLFALWSGRAEVVGQNPPRTSEVGLMIPGTTSAVDSLFAEWTAKGVTVIDEPHDEVFGRTFVVADPDGNLIRVSPID, from the coding sequence ATGACCACGCCGAACCTGTTCCTCATCTATGTCACCGACGTCGAACGTGCGACGAAATTCTACAGCGACCTCTTCGACATGGAACCCGATATGCTCACCCCGCGCTACGTGCCATTCACCGTGGCTCCCGGAGTCCTCTTCGCCCTCTGGAGCGGTCGCGCCGAGGTCGTCGGACAGAACCCGCCCCGCACCTCCGAGGTGGGACTGATGATCCCCGGCACAACCTCGGCGGTGGACAGCCTCTTTGCCGAGTGGACAGCGAAGGGAGTGACCGTCATCGACGAACCACACGATGAGGTGTTCGGGCGCACCTTCGTCGTCGCCGATCCTGATGGCAACCTCATCCGCGTCTCGCCGATCGACTGA
- a CDS encoding MFS transporter yields MKTRTRAQAKLITAQLLSGAGIASGYAVGGLLAEEITGKTSMAGIAQMSVILGAGLIAYPLAVLAGKAGRRTALTLGFGIGTIGATVVLLGVALQFLPLFMLGMMLCGSATASGLQARYAAVDLVDPANAGRAMSLVVWATTVGSVLGPSFTAPGAHLGAALGMNELAGPYLISMTAFGLATLVASTLTKKIKPGAAEAVPESAETAESSDSGDSAVEPPTMKLGPALRFALARPVPLFAIITIIAGQMMMTNVMVMTPVHMDHQEFSLGAIGIVVSVHIAGMYALSPVFGWMADRWGPGTVIAGGVLVFATAIILGVIDATAEVSSMVLLSIALIFLGIGWSMFLIGGSALLTASVPQHAKVTLQGASDAAMNLGGALMAAMAGTVLQAGGFLWINLMATVVLLITLALSIRAVPLMRWPSRGRAPTPTEDDAAEASQVR; encoded by the coding sequence ATGAAGACCCGCACGCGCGCACAGGCCAAGCTGATCACCGCACAGCTGCTCTCCGGTGCCGGAATCGCCTCCGGCTACGCGGTCGGCGGTCTGCTGGCTGAGGAGATCACCGGCAAGACCTCGATGGCGGGCATCGCGCAGATGAGCGTCATTCTCGGCGCCGGTCTTATCGCCTATCCTCTCGCGGTACTGGCTGGCAAGGCCGGCCGGCGAACCGCCCTGACCTTGGGATTCGGCATCGGCACAATCGGCGCGACGGTCGTCCTCCTCGGCGTCGCTCTGCAGTTCCTGCCGCTGTTCATGCTGGGGATGATGCTGTGCGGCTCCGCGACGGCCTCTGGCCTGCAGGCCCGCTATGCCGCGGTCGATCTCGTCGATCCCGCGAATGCCGGGCGAGCCATGTCGCTCGTCGTGTGGGCGACGACGGTCGGCTCCGTGCTCGGGCCCAGCTTCACGGCACCGGGCGCGCACCTCGGCGCGGCCCTGGGCATGAATGAACTCGCCGGGCCCTACCTGATCTCGATGACCGCATTCGGACTGGCGACCCTGGTCGCGTCGACGCTGACGAAGAAGATCAAACCCGGTGCCGCCGAGGCGGTCCCCGAGTCCGCGGAGACCGCTGAGTCCAGTGACTCCGGTGATTCCGCTGTCGAACCGCCGACGATGAAGCTGGGCCCGGCACTGCGCTTCGCGCTTGCCCGCCCGGTGCCGCTGTTCGCGATAATCACGATCATCGCCGGGCAGATGATGATGACCAACGTCATGGTCATGACCCCGGTGCACATGGACCACCAGGAATTCTCCCTCGGTGCCATCGGCATCGTCGTCAGCGTCCACATCGCCGGCATGTATGCCCTCTCCCCTGTCTTCGGCTGGATGGCCGACCGGTGGGGACCGGGAACCGTGATCGCCGGTGGTGTCCTCGTCTTCGCTACGGCGATCATCCTCGGCGTCATCGATGCCACGGCCGAGGTCTCGTCCATGGTCCTGCTCAGCATTGCGCTGATCTTCCTCGGCATCGGCTGGTCGATGTTCCTCATCGGCGGATCGGCCCTGCTGACTGCCTCGGTGCCCCAGCATGCGAAGGTCACTCTCCAAGGTGCATCGGATGCGGCGATGAACCTCGGCGGTGCGCTCATGGCCGCGATGGCCGGCACTGTGCTGCAGGCAGGCGGGTTCCTGTGGATCAATCTGATGGCCACCGTCGTCCTCCTCATCACCCTGGCGTTATCGATCCGGGCCGTGCCGCTCATGCGCTGGCCGAGCAGGGGCCGCGCACCAACGCCGACCGAGGATGACGCTGCGGAGGCCTCGCAGGTGCGTTGA
- a CDS encoding MDR family MFS transporter, giving the protein MTDADTGKSTTADGKPFNRNVVLAVLVSGAFVIILNQTLLNTALPAFMQSFDITASAAQWVTTSFMLVNGIMIPITAFLIQKFTTRGLFLTAMLLFIVGTLVCAVAPTYPVLLLGRVIQASSGGIIMPLMQTILFAIFPVEKRGTAMGTFGLVIAFAPAIGPSLSGWIVDHLPWEVLFYMMLPIAVIDIIVAYFILKNVTERTYPKLDVLSIILSTFGFGGLLFGFGTAGDAGWLSLEVIIPLAVGVIALAIFIPRQLKLDQPMLEFRVLRYRMFTLNTALGMCVFIVMIGGMMILPLYMQNMNDFTAMESGLVLLPGAAVMGLMSPVTGRVFDAIGAKWLAVAGFTLLTVTTFMFADLAADTSFIYLAVVNTIRMFGVAMVMMPVTTAALNQLPQSLIPHGTALNNTFRQIAASVGTAVLVTIMVSTTRDPEVYGVEGLVHGADVAFFVAAVIGIFGIVGSFFIKNSHGANTPG; this is encoded by the coding sequence GTGACAGATGCGGATACGGGCAAGAGCACGACGGCTGATGGCAAGCCATTCAACCGGAATGTAGTGCTCGCGGTTCTCGTCTCCGGCGCATTCGTCATCATCCTCAACCAGACGCTGCTCAACACTGCGCTGCCCGCGTTCATGCAGTCCTTCGACATCACGGCCAGCGCCGCGCAGTGGGTGACGACGAGCTTCATGCTGGTCAACGGCATCATGATTCCGATCACGGCATTCCTGATCCAGAAATTCACCACACGCGGCCTCTTCCTCACTGCGATGCTGCTGTTCATCGTGGGCACCTTGGTGTGTGCGGTGGCACCGACCTATCCTGTCCTTCTCCTCGGACGAGTCATTCAGGCCTCGAGCGGCGGCATCATCATGCCGCTGATGCAGACCATCCTCTTCGCGATCTTCCCGGTGGAGAAACGCGGAACGGCGATGGGCACGTTCGGCCTCGTCATCGCCTTCGCTCCGGCCATCGGTCCGAGCCTCTCCGGTTGGATCGTTGATCACCTGCCTTGGGAAGTCCTCTTCTACATGATGCTGCCGATCGCGGTCATCGACATCATCGTCGCCTATTTCATCCTCAAGAACGTCACCGAGCGCACCTACCCCAAGCTCGACGTCCTCTCCATCATCCTCTCCACCTTCGGCTTCGGCGGCCTGCTGTTCGGCTTCGGAACCGCCGGTGACGCCGGTTGGCTGAGCCTCGAAGTGATCATTCCCCTCGCCGTCGGCGTGATCGCACTGGCCATCTTCATTCCGCGCCAGCTCAAACTGGACCAGCCGATGCTCGAGTTCCGGGTACTCCGCTACCGCATGTTCACACTCAACACTGCTCTGGGTATGTGCGTGTTCATCGTCATGATCGGCGGCATGATGATCCTGCCGCTGTACATGCAGAACATGAACGATTTCACCGCCATGGAATCGGGCCTTGTGCTTCTGCCCGGTGCAGCTGTCATGGGACTGATGTCGCCGGTCACCGGTCGAGTCTTCGATGCCATCGGCGCCAAATGGCTGGCCGTTGCCGGGTTCACACTGCTCACTGTCACCACATTCATGTTCGCCGACCTCGCGGCCGACACTTCGTTCATCTACCTCGCCGTGGTCAACACGATCCGCATGTTCGGGGTCGCGATGGTGATGATGCCGGTGACGACTGCGGCACTCAACCAGCTGCCGCAGAGCCTCATTCCCCACGGAACGGCGCTCAACAATACCTTCCGCCAGATCGCCGCCTCAGTGGGCACCGCCGTCCTGGTCACCATCATGGTGTCCACAACACGCGACCCCGAAGTCTATGGAGTCGAAGGCCTGGTCCACGGTGCGGACGTCGCTTTCTTCGTAGCCGCGGTCATCGGCATCTTCGGCATCGTCGGGTCCTTCTTCATCAAGAACTCTCACGGCGCGAACACACCGGGCTGA
- a CDS encoding MFS transporter, protein MSSDRSDASTFTPALLGLVWTAMFGFSAFFFSYSTMVSIAAVHGLSAVTGGSVLTTMMIGVIAVQPFAPWVGRVLGLKGALFFALGLQLAGQILGLVVPVPLLGLVLAGVCGGVGFGLFVVLANAAVPATTSPGRIGKALGIFGGITSLAAAVGAPLGLWLVGTVPVWTFRMIVCVSLLLAVPTVVKYLPGRESRTNREPTDDSGVAVHSRTDKGQSQRKAGRSLGDALYLVIMLSPFLVGMVVFGLIVGFGPGEDVAGAALYIGAMQVSAVVGRFVAGAIADRFSPFALNLLGLALAVIGLVVTVFVFGGMLFLAMMIIGLGLGTLQSASLIMAFANVSTPGKASVAWNMNFDIGLAIAGVLGGLGFTYLGDSATFLVCALLLLVAGVASWILRTIRRSR, encoded by the coding sequence ATGAGTTCTGACCGGTCCGATGCCTCGACGTTCACCCCAGCTCTGCTGGGTCTCGTGTGGACGGCGATGTTCGGTTTCTCGGCATTCTTCTTCAGCTATTCCACGATGGTCTCGATCGCTGCCGTCCACGGCCTCTCGGCAGTCACCGGCGGGTCGGTGCTCACGACGATGATGATCGGCGTCATCGCAGTGCAGCCGTTTGCCCCATGGGTGGGTAGGGTGCTCGGACTCAAGGGTGCCTTGTTCTTCGCCCTCGGACTCCAACTTGCAGGTCAGATCCTCGGGCTGGTGGTGCCTGTGCCGCTGCTCGGTCTCGTGCTGGCAGGTGTGTGCGGGGGAGTGGGCTTCGGTCTCTTCGTCGTTCTTGCCAATGCCGCAGTGCCGGCCACCACCTCCCCGGGGCGCATCGGCAAGGCACTGGGAATCTTCGGCGGGATCACCTCATTGGCCGCGGCGGTCGGTGCGCCCCTCGGCCTGTGGCTGGTCGGCACGGTTCCCGTGTGGACATTTCGGATGATCGTGTGCGTCTCTCTTCTCCTCGCGGTGCCGACCGTTGTGAAGTACCTGCCCGGTCGAGAGAGCAGGACGAACAGGGAACCCACGGATGACTCCGGAGTCGCGGTGCACTCGCGGACCGATAAGGGCCAGTCCCAACGCAAAGCCGGCCGCAGCCTCGGCGATGCCCTTTACCTGGTCATCATGCTCTCCCCGTTCCTCGTCGGCATGGTGGTCTTCGGTCTCATCGTCGGGTTCGGCCCTGGCGAGGACGTCGCCGGCGCCGCGCTCTACATCGGCGCAATGCAGGTTTCGGCGGTCGTCGGTCGATTCGTCGCCGGGGCCATCGCTGACAGGTTCTCACCTTTCGCCCTCAACCTTCTCGGCCTTGCCCTGGCGGTCATCGGACTGGTCGTCACGGTGTTCGTCTTCGGCGGCATGCTCTTCCTCGCCATGATGATCATCGGGCTGGGGTTGGGCACGCTGCAGTCGGCGAGTCTGATCATGGCCTTCGCCAATGTCAGCACGCCGGGGAAGGCCAGCGTGGCGTGGAACATGAACTTCGATATCGGATTGGCCATTGCCGGCGTCCTCGGCGGACTCGGCTTCACCTACCTCGGAGACTCTGCGACGTTCCTCGTCTGTGCGCTGCTGCTGCTCGTTGCCGGTGTCGCGTCCTGGATTCTGCGCACCATTCGCCGTTCACGCTGA
- a CDS encoding NAD(P)-dependent oxidoreductase: MRIAVIGATGMVGTRIVAEAASRDHHVIAASRTPLHQPRSGVTSTQADASNAADLDSVLKRADAVVLTVRVVPGEEDAFITITEAVLAASARAGLPIFVVGGAGPLHSPKDPDRLVVDDPCFVPTRWRTTAAASVAQLTACREHSNENWTYLSPPAVLEPGVRSGTYRRGTTTLLTDHEGRSHISAEDFAVAVNDELESPGTDRHITIASEPPRRP; encoded by the coding sequence ATGAGAATCGCTGTCATCGGAGCCACCGGAATGGTCGGGACTCGCATCGTCGCCGAGGCGGCCAGCCGTGACCATCACGTCATCGCAGCCTCACGCACGCCGCTTCACCAACCCCGGAGCGGGGTGACATCGACGCAGGCAGATGCGAGCAACGCCGCCGACCTCGACTCTGTGCTCAAGCGTGCCGATGCCGTCGTGCTCACCGTCCGCGTCGTGCCTGGTGAGGAGGATGCGTTCATCACCATCACCGAGGCGGTCCTTGCCGCCAGCGCCCGTGCCGGCCTCCCCATCTTCGTCGTCGGAGGTGCCGGGCCGCTGCACTCACCAAAGGATCCTGATCGGCTGGTCGTCGACGACCCCTGCTTCGTCCCCACGAGGTGGCGGACGACGGCCGCCGCCAGCGTCGCCCAACTCACGGCCTGCCGCGAACACTCGAATGAGAACTGGACCTATCTCAGCCCTCCTGCCGTTCTCGAACCAGGAGTTCGCAGCGGCACCTACCGACGCGGCACGACGACGCTGCTGACCGATCACGAGGGGCGATCGCACATCAGCGCCGAGGACTTCGCGGTGGCAGTCAACGACGAACTCGAGTCCCCGGGCACGGACCGCCACATCACGATCGCCTCGGAGCCACCTCGGCGACCATAG
- a CDS encoding YihY/virulence factor BrkB family protein translates to MAENIPTRAEPTTARFEALATRSLPSSEAGAPSRLERGKTGILTNTIRHVISDQGLDLAAGLAFYALLSIAPATLALVSMLGVVGEAKSTTEAVLGLTSDLSAEASQAIRPIVTELVSSPAAGLTLIVSVAVAIWSSSKYVGAFGRAANRAYAVEETRPLWKLKPMMLLITLVLLLLMAGLGLLLVVSGPIAESIGKLVGLGPVAVMIWSIARWPVVIFFVMLAIALLYYATPNVKKATFRWSSIGAFVALVVLIVVSLGFVLYINNFDNYNATYGTIGGVIVGFVWLWMVNLALIFGSELDAEIHRPQLSD, encoded by the coding sequence ATGGCAGAGAACATCCCCACTCGTGCCGAGCCGACTACAGCCCGATTCGAGGCACTGGCCACCCGCAGCCTCCCATCGTCTGAGGCTGGTGCACCATCTCGTCTCGAGCGAGGCAAGACCGGCATCCTCACCAACACGATCCGCCACGTGATCAGTGACCAGGGCCTCGATCTGGCCGCCGGTCTGGCGTTCTATGCGCTGCTGTCGATAGCACCGGCGACTCTTGCCCTCGTCTCAATGCTCGGTGTTGTCGGTGAGGCGAAGTCGACCACCGAGGCTGTTCTGGGCCTGACTTCGGACCTGTCGGCCGAAGCATCGCAGGCGATTCGGCCGATCGTCACCGAGTTGGTGTCGTCGCCGGCGGCCGGTCTCACTCTCATCGTCAGTGTCGCGGTCGCGATCTGGTCATCGTCGAAATACGTCGGTGCCTTTGGACGTGCGGCGAACAGGGCCTACGCTGTTGAGGAGACCCGGCCGCTGTGGAAGCTCAAGCCGATGATGCTGCTCATCACTCTGGTGCTGCTGCTCCTGATGGCCGGACTCGGGCTGCTGCTCGTGGTCTCAGGGCCCATCGCGGAATCCATCGGCAAGCTTGTCGGTCTGGGGCCGGTGGCGGTGATGATCTGGAGCATCGCCAGGTGGCCCGTGGTGATCTTCTTCGTCATGCTCGCCATCGCTCTTCTCTACTATGCGACTCCGAACGTCAAGAAGGCGACGTTCCGGTGGTCGAGCATCGGGGCGTTCGTTGCCCTCGTTGTGCTGATCGTCGTCTCTCTGGGCTTCGTTCTCTACATCAACAATTTCGACAACTACAACGCCACCTACGGCACCATCGGTGGTGTGATCGTCGGATTCGTCTGGCTGTGGATGGTGAACCTGGCCTTGATCTTCGGTTCAGAGCTCGACGCTGAGATCCACAGGCCCCAGCTTTCTGACTGA
- a CDS encoding aldo/keto reductase family protein, which produces MEHRYLGNSGLKISEITYGNWLTHGSQVENDTATKCVHAALDNGISTFDTADVYANTVAEQVLGDALKGQRRESLEIFTKVYFPTGPKGHNDTGLSRKHIMESINGSLSRLGTDYVDLYQAHRYDYETPLEETMQAFADIVRAGKALYIGVSEWNADQLRAAHHLARDLGIQLVSNQPQYNMLWRVIEPRVIPTSKELGISQVVWSPIAQGVLTGKYKVGQPAPAGSRATDENGGKETITDRYLNDETLNAVAKLEPIAADLGLTMAQLAIAWVLSNDNVATALVGASRPEQVESNVAASGVKLDAEVLARIDEALGDLPETNPSKTKSPATRIV; this is translated from the coding sequence ATGGAGCACAGATATCTTGGAAACAGCGGCCTGAAGATCTCGGAAATCACGTACGGAAACTGGCTCACGCACGGCTCCCAGGTGGAGAACGACACCGCAACGAAGTGCGTGCATGCTGCCTTGGACAACGGCATCTCCACCTTCGACACTGCCGACGTGTACGCGAACACCGTGGCCGAGCAGGTCCTCGGCGATGCGCTCAAGGGTCAGCGTCGCGAATCCCTGGAGATCTTCACCAAGGTGTACTTCCCGACCGGGCCCAAGGGTCACAATGACACCGGCCTATCCCGCAAGCACATCATGGAGTCCATCAACGGTTCCTTGTCCCGCCTGGGCACCGACTACGTCGACCTCTATCAGGCGCATCGCTACGACTACGAGACTCCGCTGGAAGAGACCATGCAGGCCTTCGCGGACATCGTGCGTGCAGGCAAGGCGCTCTACATCGGCGTCAGCGAGTGGAACGCCGACCAGCTGCGTGCCGCACACCATCTGGCCCGCGACCTGGGCATCCAGCTCGTGTCGAACCAGCCGCAGTACAACATGCTCTGGCGCGTCATCGAGCCCAGAGTGATTCCGACCTCGAAGGAACTCGGCATCTCCCAGGTCGTCTGGTCCCCGATCGCCCAGGGTGTGCTCACCGGCAAGTACAAGGTCGGCCAGCCCGCTCCCGCAGGCTCGCGTGCGACCGACGAGAATGGCGGCAAGGAGACGATCACCGACCGCTATCTCAACGACGAGACGCTCAACGCCGTCGCCAAGCTCGAGCCGATCGCGGCCGACCTGGGTCTGACCATGGCGCAGCTCGCCATCGCCTGGGTGCTGTCGAACGACAATGTGGCCACTGCTCTTGTCGGCGCATCACGTCCCGAGCAGGTTGAGTCGAACGTCGCGGCATCCGGTGTGAAGCTCGACGCCGAGGTGCTCGCTCGTATCGATGAGGCGCTCGGCGATCTGCCGGAGACGAATCCGTCGAAGACGAAGTCCCCGGCGACGCGAATCGTGTGA
- a CDS encoding SRPBCC domain-containing protein, which translates to MNDEQSDKGAQLEELSFTVMGYISKTPHETYEAVADPAQLSKYFTTGGARGRLEPGAEVTWDFADFPGRFPVEVIESVQDEKIVVAWEGSEHATAPSTTTTFEFSPIDDGARTLVTVTEKSWKTTVGGAEGAFGNCMGWTGMLAALKAWIEYGIDLREGFYR; encoded by the coding sequence ATGAACGATGAGCAGAGCGACAAAGGTGCACAGCTGGAAGAACTGTCCTTCACGGTCATGGGCTACATTTCGAAGACTCCGCATGAGACTTATGAGGCTGTCGCCGACCCGGCGCAGCTCTCGAAGTACTTCACCACCGGAGGTGCGCGCGGACGGTTGGAGCCCGGCGCCGAGGTGACCTGGGACTTCGCGGATTTCCCCGGTCGGTTTCCCGTCGAGGTCATCGAGTCCGTTCAGGATGAGAAGATCGTCGTTGCGTGGGAGGGCTCGGAACATGCCACAGCCCCGAGCACGACGACGACCTTTGAGTTCTCGCCTATTGACGACGGTGCTCGAACTTTGGTGACGGTGACCGAGAAATCGTGGAAGACGACGGTCGGCGGGGCCGAGGGAGCCTTCGGCAACTGCATGGGCTGGACCGGAATGCTCGCAGCACTCAAAGCCTGGATCGAATACGGCATCGATCTGCGCGAGGGCTTCTACAGGTGA
- a CDS encoding GntR family transcriptional regulator: MTSSNEKTSAAERAYRLIRTQILNGTHQPGTMLGEAGLAADLEVSRTPVRVALARLQDEGWIVIYPKRGAIVQGVDERTVAELADARFVLETTAVDRAPDALRQKLADALDTSIHAQREAFDTGDIAAFIDLTLQFHRGFVEAGDNQVMLELYSQLSDRHRFILFASGDRLLDRCEEIIAEHASLVEHLRTGDSTGFANILRGHLAENAPPTATSARTSTAFESTMLGNH; the protein is encoded by the coding sequence ATGACGAGCAGCAACGAGAAGACCAGCGCAGCCGAGCGTGCCTATCGGCTCATCCGCACTCAGATCCTCAATGGCACTCACCAGCCGGGAACCATGCTGGGCGAAGCCGGCTTGGCCGCCGATCTCGAAGTCAGCCGCACTCCGGTGCGAGTGGCTCTTGCCAGGCTGCAGGATGAAGGGTGGATCGTCATCTACCCCAAGCGCGGGGCCATCGTCCAAGGAGTCGATGAGCGCACCGTCGCCGAGCTCGCCGATGCCCGTTTCGTACTTGAGACCACCGCGGTCGACCGGGCCCCGGATGCATTGCGACAGAAGCTGGCCGATGCCCTCGACACTTCGATTCACGCTCAGCGTGAGGCCTTCGACACCGGTGACATCGCCGCCTTCATCGACCTGACTCTGCAGTTCCATCGCGGCTTCGTCGAAGCCGGTGACAACCAGGTGATGCTCGAACTGTACTCACAGCTCTCCGACCGGCACCGCTTCATCCTCTTCGCCTCCGGCGACCGGCTCCTCGACCGGTGTGAAGAGATCATCGCCGAGCACGCCTCTCTGGTCGAACACCTGCGGACGGGAGACTCCACCGGGTTTGCGAACATCCTGCGCGGACACCTCGCGGAGAACGCACCGCCCACAGCTACCTCGGCGAGGACATCGACGGCATTCGAATCAACGATGCTCGGGAACCACTGA
- a CDS encoding EamA family transporter: MTTTHSSAPITGKATGSAALVTAVTALAPAAWGTTYFVTTAFLPADHPLFAALMRALPAGLLGLLIARRLPHGDWWWKTLVLGTLNIGIFFPLLFVAAERLPGGVAATLGATQPILVTFLAVIVLGEALSRWRLVWGLVGAVGVGMVVLGPGAGFDPVGILAGIGGAAAMGTGVILIKRWGRPAGVSAVGFAGWQLSAGGLVLLVPTLLIEGVPETIDGAGLLGYLWLGLIGGLLAYTLWFRGLGRLPVTATALLGLLSPLVAATVGVAFAGESLNLVQLAGFALALAALFCGQLSPRTENGERK; encoded by the coding sequence ATGACAACGACACACTCTTCTGCCCCCATCACCGGCAAGGCCACCGGCTCGGCGGCCCTGGTGACTGCGGTGACGGCACTGGCCCCGGCGGCCTGGGGCACGACCTACTTTGTGACCACAGCGTTCCTGCCGGCCGATCATCCCCTGTTCGCGGCCCTCATGCGCGCCCTCCCCGCAGGGCTCCTGGGTCTGCTCATCGCCCGTCGACTGCCCCACGGCGACTGGTGGTGGAAGACCCTCGTGCTGGGCACCTTAAACATCGGGATCTTCTTCCCGCTGCTCTTCGTCGCCGCCGAGCGTCTGCCCGGTGGGGTCGCGGCCACCCTGGGCGCCACGCAGCCGATCCTCGTCACCTTCCTCGCAGTCATCGTCCTCGGCGAGGCCCTCTCTCGGTGGCGTCTGGTCTGGGGACTCGTCGGTGCGGTGGGTGTGGGCATGGTGGTGCTGGGTCCGGGTGCCGGCTTCGACCCGGTCGGGATCCTCGCAGGCATCGGCGGTGCGGCGGCGATGGGAACCGGCGTCATCCTCATCAAACGCTGGGGTCGCCCAGCCGGGGTCAGCGCGGTTGGCTTCGCCGGCTGGCAACTCAGCGCCGGCGGTCTCGTCCTACTGGTCCCGACCCTGCTCATCGAGGGAGTTCCCGAGACCATCGACGGTGCCGGCCTCCTCGGCTACCTGTGGCTGGGGCTCATCGGCGGCCTGCTGGCCTACACCCTGTGGTTTCGGGGGCTGGGCCGGCTCCCCGTCACGGCAACGGCCCTGCTCGGCCTGCTTTCGCCGTTAGTCGCAGCCACCGTGGGCGTCGCCTTCGCCGGGGAGTCGCTCAACCTCGTCCAGCTCGCCGGATTCGCCCTTGCCCTGGCCGCCTTGTTCTGCGGGCAGCTGAGCCCGCGCACTGAGAATGGAGAACGAAAATGA
- a CDS encoding DoxX family protein: protein MAPLIFLLVTTFVVHLIGRTLKPSWLPWKIAVRAGVVVMFLVTGTSHFIGMRAELVSMVPPSLPAPEFLVTLTGSLELAGALGLLWAGTRHWAAGGLSLMLIAMFPANIYKALSGTGTAGADLAWDDTLLPRTALQAIFLAATSSILIWHIQARRRVKPTITPPHSPKSAGRITSN, encoded by the coding sequence ATGGCGCCCCTGATATTTCTGCTGGTGACCACTTTCGTGGTCCACCTCATCGGGCGAACGCTCAAACCGTCGTGGCTGCCCTGGAAGATTGCCGTTCGCGCGGGAGTCGTCGTAATGTTCCTCGTCACCGGAACCTCGCACTTTATCGGCATGCGCGCCGAGCTCGTATCTATGGTTCCCCCGAGTCTGCCCGCTCCGGAATTCCTGGTCACGCTCACCGGATCTCTCGAGCTGGCCGGCGCGCTCGGACTGCTTTGGGCAGGGACTCGCCATTGGGCTGCGGGCGGTCTCTCACTGATGCTCATCGCCATGTTTCCGGCCAACATCTACAAGGCTCTATCTGGAACCGGCACAGCCGGAGCCGACTTGGCCTGGGATGACACCCTGCTTCCGAGAACCGCACTGCAGGCGATCTTCTTGGCAGCAACCTCGTCGATTCTCATCTGGCACATTCAGGCGAGACGTCGAGTGAAGCCGACCATTACCCCGCCTCATTCTCCAAAGTCCGCTGGTCGGATCACCTCGAACTGA
- a CDS encoding TetR/AcrR family transcriptional regulator encodes MAYHHGDLRRTLLSATASAIDEEGVAKLSLRAVAKRAGVSNAAPTHHFGDKAGMLTALAAEGYDLMADAMSESGRQLNLVDMGVAYVTFALDHPAHFSVMFQPHMLREDDADLSRAQLRSQIALSEGTARSVENAGGKPNEDAQLAAWSLVHGYATLVLSGAITDPDPVTHARTIASHFAAIVERP; translated from the coding sequence ATGGCCTATCACCACGGAGACCTGCGCCGTACTCTGCTCTCAGCAACCGCCTCAGCGATCGACGAAGAAGGCGTTGCGAAACTGAGCCTGCGCGCTGTGGCCAAACGGGCGGGCGTCTCCAACGCGGCCCCGACTCACCATTTCGGGGATAAGGCGGGCATGTTGACGGCACTGGCCGCCGAAGGATACGACCTCATGGCTGACGCGATGTCGGAGTCGGGACGGCAGCTGAACCTCGTTGACATGGGCGTCGCCTACGTGACCTTCGCGCTCGATCATCCTGCGCATTTCTCTGTCATGTTCCAGCCGCATATGCTCCGCGAGGACGACGCCGATCTCAGCCGAGCGCAGCTGAGATCGCAGATCGCGCTCAGTGAAGGCACCGCACGGTCAGTCGAAAATGCCGGGGGCAAGCCGAACGAGGATGCCCAGCTTGCTGCGTGGTCGCTCGTCCACGGCTATGCGACGCTTGTACTGAGCGGCGCCATCACGGATCCAGACCCAGTGACACACGCGCGGACCATTGCGAGTCATTTCGCCGCGATCGTCGAACGACCCTGA